The following proteins are encoded in a genomic region of Palaemon carinicauda isolate YSFRI2023 chromosome 19, ASM3689809v2, whole genome shotgun sequence:
- the LOC137658656 gene encoding uncharacterized protein: protein MVLDNAKQGKEVSEAGGARSRIPIPSPSPSNSSLTSFQGFTENMAGVRPSPVIPKVKQLKQTLPKSIKSSKLPRPSKSSLSAKVLKDSAIGTSSHHGSRARSSSKAKNPEAPFDPAAFSSQLMEQMGSIVQSQIGSLVDRLQSVDTLAQTLQNQESLMENLLRSGLPQQQQYVIPDASKLPAFVKSNPWRMALHAPFKDGMLTIEGCGTWPVEDYEFYPAGLQFPFPGFARLTEEALVRLDKVPKKTVIYPKEQAQSAWVRTLNEWECVNTMLTPHKSSYTMFVVEGQTPPPCTTKIVDLALQAAVEDKPMPQLRETDLTSILFPGDHDCWIDAPATFTMGKLNTDCASTQFSERLPRLPDSLIKLKFDARMRLSSSINSATMAEMSSLVYEEEPLFKSLTKSLLHTFLCDAYNFAVARCRCRKHVLSEASIRHEPNKLITAPIWGPDLFPEDMVNCVLSEAARVNQSLKVRWGLMPKRKFEPSSSQTRGRKRPRNFQSFHGQQTQQVVQTIPVPQGSQPSTLKAQPQQQYVWVTPQPHQQVATTSFTPSPAFNHTYEAQGVFHGYNRNARGSRARGVFRNRGRGRAYSRGRGFFSK, encoded by the coding sequence ATGGTTCTGGACAACGCAAAACAAGGTAAGGAGGTAAGTGAGGCAGGAGGTGCACGGTCTAGGATACCCATTCCTAGCCCGTCACCGTCTAATTCTTCTCTAACTTCCTTCCAAGGGTTTACTGAGAACATGGCTGGGGTCAGGCCATCCCCAGTAATCCCAAAAGTAAAACAACTAAAACAGACCTTACCCAAATCAATTAAATCTTCCAAGCTGCCAAGACCATCCAAGTCTTCTTTATCCGCTAAGGTATTGAAAGATTCGGCAATAGGTACTTCCTCTCACCATGGGTCGAGAGCCAGGAGCAGCTCAAAAGCTAAGAACCCGGAGGCACCCTTTGATCCGGCAGCCTTTTCGAGCCAGTTAATGGAACAGATGGGCAGCATAGTTCAATCTCAGATTGGATCCTTAGTTGATCGTCTGCAGTCTGTAGACACCCTGGCACAGACACTGCAAAACCAAGAGAGTCTAATGGAGAATCTCTTGCGATccggactgcctcaacaacagcagtacgTAATCCCGGACGCCTCTAAACTCCCGGCGTTCGTGAAGAGCAATCCCTGGCGAATGGCATTACATGCCCCCTTTAAGGATGGCATGCTGACTATCGAAGGATGTGGCACCTGGCCGGTAGAGGATTATGAATTCTATCCGGCGGGACTTCAGTTCCCCTTCCCCGGGTTTGCACGCTTAACAGAAGAAGCGCTAGTAAGGCTAGATAAGGTTCCTAAGAAAACCGTTATCTACCCTAAGGAACAAGCACAGTCCGCTTGGGTTCGGACTTTGAATGaatgggagtgtgttaacaccatGCTGACACCCCATAAAAGCTCATATACAATGTTTGTAGTGGAGGGACAAACTCCACCACCTTGCACCACGAAAATAGTGGACCTAGCTCTACAAGCGGCAGTCGAAGACAAGCCGATGCCGCAGTTACGGGAAACTGACCTAACTTCTATCCTATTtccgggggatcacgattgctggattGATGCTCCAGCAACGTTTACAATGGGGAAATTGAACACCGACTGTGCTTCTacacagttcagcgaacggctaCCCAGGCTCCCGGATTCCCTGATAAAACTCAAATTTGATGCTCGCATGAGGCTGAGTTCATCCATCAACTCAGCCACAATGGCGGAAATGTCTTCTCTGGTATACGAAGAGGAGCCATTATTTAAAAGCTTGACGAAGTCGTTGCTGCATACGTTTCTATGTGACGCATACAATTTTGCGGTAGCCAGATGTAGATGCCGGAAGCACGTCTTGTCTGAAGcctctattaggcatgagcctaataaGCTCATCACAGCACCGATTTGGGGTCCTGACCTGTTCCCGGAGGATATGGTGAACTGTGTTCTTAGTGAAGCTGCAAGGGtaaatcagagcctcaaggttcggtggggtCTGATGCCTAAACGAAAATTCGAACCATCCAGTAGCCAAACTAGAGGCAGGAAGAGACCAAGGAATTTTCAATCATTCCATGGTCAGCAGACCCAACAGGTGGTCCAGACGATACCGGTaccacaagggagtcaaccttcgACATTAAAGgcacaaccccaacagcaatacgtgtggGTCACCCCACAACCACACCAGCAAGTAGCCACTACCTCCTTTACACCTTCCCCAGCCTTTAATCATACCTATGAAGCTCAAGGAGTGTTCCATGGGTACAATAGAAATGCCAGAGGCAGTAGAGCAAGAGGAGTCTTTCGCAACAGAGGCAGAGGAAGAGCCTACTCTAGAGGCAGAGGattcttttccaaatag